The Catellatospora citrea DNA segment TTCATCGACGAGGGCGAGCCGCACTTCCGGGCCATGGAGACGGCCGCGGTCGCGGCCGCGCTGGCCGAGCACGAAGGCGTGCTGGCGCTGGGCGGCGGCGCGGTGCTCGCCGAGGACAACCGGGCCCTGCTGGCCGGGCACACCGTGGTCTACCTGAGCGTCGACCTGTCCGACGCGGCGTCGCGGGTCGGGCTGGGCCAGGGCCGGCCGCTGCTGAACTTCAACCCGCGGGCCACCCTGCGCTTCCTGCTCGACCAGCGGCGGCCGCTCTACCAGGAGGTCGCCGTGCACACCGTGGTCACCGACGGGCGCACCCCGGAGGAGATCACCGCCGAGCTCGTCGAGCTGCTGAAGGGCTGACATGTCCGAGCTGACCCGGATCGCCGTGGGCGGCGACCAGCCATACGACGTGCTGGTCGGGCCCGGCGTGCTCGCTGAACTGCCCGCTCTGGTCAAGGGCGCGGACCGGGCGGCGGTGCTGTACGCGCCGCCGGTGCGCGCGTACGCCGAGCAGGCCGCCGCGCACCTGGTCGACGCGCGGATCCAGCCCGTGATGATCGAGGTGCCCGACGCCGAGGCCGGCAAGACCATCGCGGTCGCCGAGCGCTGCTGGGACGAGCTGGGCCGGGCCTCGTTCACCCGCAACGACGTGGTGGTCGGGGTCGGCGGCGGCGCGGTCACCGACCTGGCCGGCTTCGTCGCCGCCTGCTGGCTGCGCGGGGTGCGCTGGGTGCCCGTCTCCACCAGCATCAACGGCATGGTCGACGCGGCCGTGGGCGGCAAGACCGGGGTGAACACCGCCGCGGGCAAGAACCTGGTCGGCGCGTTCTACCCGCCCGCCGGGGTGCTGTGCGCCACCGAGGCGCTGGCCACCCTGCCGGCCGCGCAGCTGCTGGCCGGCATGGCCGAGGTGGTCAAGGGCGGCTTCATCGCCGACCCGGTGATCCTCGACCTGGTCGAGGCCGACCCGGCGGCGGCCGTCGACCCGGCCGGGCCGGTGCTGCGCGAGCTGATCGAACGCAAGATCGCGGTGAAGGCCCACGTGGTCGGCGAGGACCTGCGCGAGTCCGGGCTGCGCGAGATCCTCAACTACGGCCACACCCTCGGCCACGCCATCGAGCGGCGCGAGCAGTATCGCTGGTCGCACGGGCACGCGGTGAGCGTCGGCCTGGTGTACGCCGCCCGCCTGGGCGTGCTCACCGGCCGGCTCGACGAGGCCTCCGCCGCCCGCCACGCCGACCTCCTGCGCTCGCTGGGCCTGCCGGTGTCCTATCCCGCCGACGCCTGGGACGAGCTGCGCGCCACCATGTCGGTGGACAAGAAGGCCCGCGGCAGGGCGCTGCGCTTCGTGCTGCTGGACGGCATCGCCCGGCCGGTCACCGTGCCGATCGACGACGAGGCGCTGCTCGCGCAGGCCTACCGGGACATCGCCTCCTGAAGGAGACCGTCATGAAGGTGTACGTGCTCAACGGGGTCAACCTCGGCCGGCTCGGCACCCGCCAGGTCGACGTGTACGGCGTCACCACGTACGCGTCGCTGGTGGAGCTGTGCGAGAAGACGGGCGCGCTGCTCGGCCTGGACGTGGAGTGCCGCCAGACCGACCTGGAGGGCGAGCTGGTCGGCTGGCTGCACCAGGCCGCCGACGAGCACGCCGCGGTCGTCCTGAACCCCGGCGCCTGGAGCCACTACTCCTACGCCGTCCGCGACGCCTGCGCCATGCTCAACGCCCCCCTCATCGAGGTGCACATCTCGAACATCCACACCCGCGAGGAGTTCCGCCACCACTCGGTCGTCTCCGCCGTCGCCACCGGCGTCATCGCCGGCCTGGGCGTCGACGGCTACCGCCTGGCCCTCGAACACCTCTTCCACCGCCTCACCGACTGACCCCCACCCCCGCCACCCCGTTGTCGCCCGTGGCGGCGATCTTGCGTGAACTGTGGGTGCGACACGGGTGAAACGGTCAAAAGGGCAACAGTTCGCGCAAGATCGTCGTGATCTTCGCGGTCAGCGCTGGCCGGTGGCTTCGGTGAGGAGCTGGTAGACCTGGGCGCGGCCGGTGACGCGGACCGGGTGGCCGCCCTCGCGGGGGCGGTCGACGGCGGCGGGCATGCCGAGGCGGGCGGCGGCGGCGACCAGCGTCTGCGCGGCGGCGGGGGAGCCGGCGCGCACCGTGAGCTGGCCGGCGTGCGCGTCGACGCCGCCGGTGAGCATCGCCATGCGCCACACGCCCAGCGCCGCCTGCCGCGACTCCGGCACGCCGGGGGCGGCGGCCAGCAGCTGGGTCCGGCTGCGCCAGGCCCCGGTCAGCGCCCGGGTGATCCGGTTGTACGCGCCCGCGGACACCTCGACGCGCAGCCCCTCCCGTTCGGTGCGGACCACGTTCGCCCAGGTCAGTGTGGACAGCAGGCTGGCCAGCCGGGCGGCCGCGGCGGGGGAGGAGGTCTGTGCGATGGCGGTCGACGCCGCGGGCCGGTGCCAGCCGGAAGGCCGCAGCTCCTGCCAGCCGAAGGCCGCTTCCAGCAGCGGGAACGCCCCCAGCGGGGCCTGGGACAGGGCGCGGTCGAGCGGCGCCATCTCGGCCCGGGAGGCGTCCGCAGGCATGGTCGGCGTGCCCGGCGCGGCGCGGTAGGCGGGCTCCGCCGGGGCGGCGAGCGGGGGGAGGTCCGTGAGCAGGGTCGCTGACATGGGACGGTCTCCTCTCAGGCGATCAGGTGCGGGGGATCTCGCTGTCGGCGACGACGGTGCCGTCGGCCACTCGGTAGGCCCACACGACGATGGCGGAGTCCACGAGCTCGCCCTGTGGGGTGAACTGCAGCCGGCCCGTGACGCCGTCCTGGGCGTACGCGTCGACGAAGGCCTCCATGTCGCGGCGGGTGGTGCGGTCGGCCTCGAAGCCGGCCAGGAAGATCGACGCGGCGTCGTACGCCTCGGCGCTGTAGGTTCCGGCGTCCTTGCCGAATCCGGCGCGGTAGTGCGCCGGGAAGTCTCGGGATGCCCGCTCGGGTGGCAGGCAGGCGCAGGTGATGACGGCGCCCTCGGCGGCGCGCACGCCCGCGGCCCGGATGAAGCCCGCGTCCTTGACGCCGTCGCCGCCCACGAACGTGGCGGTCAGCCCCGCGTCGCGCATCGCCTTGAGCAGGGCCCCGCCGCTGGAGTAGTAGCCGCCGTAGAAGACGACGTCGGCCCCGGCGGAACGGATCTGGCTCACCACCGAGGAGAAGTCGACCTGGCGGGGCGGCACCGCGGCGCGCTGCACCACCTTGCCCGACAGCGTCGCGGCGACCTCGTCGGCCAGGCCGCGGCCGTATGCCCCGGTGTCGTCGATGACGAAGGCTTTGCGGGCGCGCAGCACGGTGTCGATGTAGCGGGCGGCCGCCGGTCCCTGCGACGCGTCGTTGCCGATCAGGCGGTGGAACGTCGACCAGCCGCGCTGGCTCAGGTTGGTGCGGGTCGCCGAAGGGCTGACGATGGTGACCTGCCCCTGGTCGAACAGCGGCAGCGCGGCTGCGGACTCGCCGGAGAAGGCCGGCCCGACCACTCCCATGATCTTCGGGTCGGCCACGATCTGCTGCGCCAGCGCGGTGGCCTGCTTCGGGTCGCTCTGCGAGTCGAAGTCCTGCAGCGTCACCTGGCAGTCGGGGTGCCGCCCGTTGTACTGCTCGACCGCCAGGGCGGCGCCGGAGCGGATGTTGGTGCCCAGATCCGCCGAGGCTCCGCTGAGCGGGCCGATGACGGCGATCTTCAACCCGCACGGCCGGGCCGGCGGTGCCGCGGTGCCCGCTGTCGCGTCGCAGCCGGGCGTCGACACCAGCGCGAGCAGCGCGAGGATCGAGACAACCCGTGCGTACGGCCCTCGCAACAGCCGACCTCCTCGACGTAGGGTGCGCCTATCCTGCCCGGATGAGCGTGAGGATTGCATGAGTAACCCGGTGGAAACGGCGTGGCCGGCTGCCCGTAAGCGGGTGGCGGCCGTGTTTGTGCTGGTCGCGACCCTACTGGGTGGCTGCAGCGGCGGCCAGGTGACCGTGCAGCCCACCCTGGCGCCCGCCCCGGGCCGGCCCTCCGACCTGCAGCCCGCCCTGTTCGGCATCAGCTCGGACACGCTGGGCTGGATAGTGATCGACGCCCAGGGCTACGTCCTCTACC contains these protein-coding regions:
- a CDS encoding shikimate kinase; the protein is MSKPLCVLVGAPGAGKSTVGRLLAQAYGVPFRDTDADVEAIAGKPISEIFIDEGEPHFRAMETAAVAAALAEHEGVLALGGGAVLAEDNRALLAGHTVVYLSVDLSDAASRVGLGQGRPLLNFNPRATLRFLLDQRRPLYQEVAVHTVVTDGRTPEEITAELVELLKG
- the aroB gene encoding 3-dehydroquinate synthase, which produces MSELTRIAVGGDQPYDVLVGPGVLAELPALVKGADRAAVLYAPPVRAYAEQAAAHLVDARIQPVMIEVPDAEAGKTIAVAERCWDELGRASFTRNDVVVGVGGGAVTDLAGFVAACWLRGVRWVPVSTSINGMVDAAVGGKTGVNTAAGKNLVGAFYPPAGVLCATEALATLPAAQLLAGMAEVVKGGFIADPVILDLVEADPAAAVDPAGPVLRELIERKIAVKAHVVGEDLRESGLREILNYGHTLGHAIERREQYRWSHGHAVSVGLVYAARLGVLTGRLDEASAARHADLLRSLGLPVSYPADAWDELRATMSVDKKARGRALRFVLLDGIARPVTVPIDDEALLAQAYRDIAS
- the aroQ gene encoding type II 3-dehydroquinate dehydratase — protein: MKVYVLNGVNLGRLGTRQVDVYGVTTYASLVELCEKTGALLGLDVECRQTDLEGELVGWLHQAADEHAAVVLNPGAWSHYSYAVRDACAMLNAPLIEVHISNIHTREEFRHHSVVSAVATGVIAGLGVDGYRLALEHLFHRLTD
- a CDS encoding branched-chain amino acid ABC transporter substrate-binding protein; its protein translation is MRGPYARVVSILALLALVSTPGCDATAGTAAPPARPCGLKIAVIGPLSGASADLGTNIRSGAALAVEQYNGRHPDCQVTLQDFDSQSDPKQATALAQQIVADPKIMGVVGPAFSGESAAALPLFDQGQVTIVSPSATRTNLSQRGWSTFHRLIGNDASQGPAAARYIDTVLRARKAFVIDDTGAYGRGLADEVAATLSGKVVQRAAVPPRQVDFSSVVSQIRSAGADVVFYGGYYSSGGALLKAMRDAGLTATFVGGDGVKDAGFIRAAGVRAAEGAVITCACLPPERASRDFPAHYRAGFGKDAGTYSAEAYDAASIFLAGFEADRTTRRDMEAFVDAYAQDGVTGRLQFTPQGELVDSAIVVWAYRVADGTVVADSEIPRT